One part of the Amphiura filiformis chromosome 5, Afil_fr2py, whole genome shotgun sequence genome encodes these proteins:
- the LOC140152263 gene encoding neuronal acetylcholine receptor subunit beta-4-like codes for MWNASVYGGITQIQMPVSNVWVPDITMYSSVNSEYERYKEDTIITVNHDGLVRWLTPAIYTSSCLIRVRYFPFDTQVCVMQFASWGLTGAEINIFPEETPDATQDKYLHNGVWDMVSGKVQKGTKKYICCPEPYYELNYRLIFKRQYEFYVLYLILPCVFLSSLSLMVFYLPPECGEKLTLSITNLLAMVVFQQLIAETMPPTGDDSPLIGDYFLVMIVMVCLSVVATALVIHCKYTSRPVPKRVKQLFLEVLPKYVGLKYLQRDSKCIRRDSEIPLATSTQCGTDTTSNLLVKSESTSKIEEYKNGDTVGTIRDIRRGISSPELKEINGKLQKLHFLMNDIIDRRADDNIRCDWNKISAVIDRFLMYIFIAFALLSTSIIMFEILYGSRRDYYKEIEISDSYNLHDNT; via the exons ATGTGGAATGCTTCTGTATATGGCGGCATCACACAAATTCAAATGCCTGTCTCAAATGTATGGGTACCCGATATAACAATGTACAGCAG TGTGAACTCGGAATATGAAAGATATAAAGAAGACACCATAATCACTGTAAACCACGATGGCTTGGTGAGGTGGTTGACACCCGCTATCTACACCAGTTCCTGTTTGATACGAGTTCGCTACTTTCCTTTTGACACACAAGTTTGTGTAATGCAGTTTGCATCATGGGGGCTTACTGGAGCTGAGATAAATATATTTCCCGAAGAAACTCCAGATGCGACACAAGATAA ATACCTCCACAATGGCGTATGGGATATGGTTTCTGGAAAAGTTCAAAAGGGTACCAAGAAATATATATGCTGCCCAGAACCATACTATGAGCTTAACTATCGACTGATCTTCAAAAGGCAGTATGAATTTTACGTCTTGTACCTAATTCTACCGTGTGTATTTTTATCGTCATTGTCTTTGATGGTATTTTATTTACCACCTGAATGCGGGGAGAAGTTGACTCTTTCTATTACTAATCTCTTAGCAATGGTTGTATTCCAACAACTAATTGCAGAAACGATGCCTCCGACGGGTGATGACTCGCCATTAATTG GAGATTATTTTCTGGTGATGATCGTGATGGTGTGTTTGTCAGTTGTTGCAACTGCCTTGGTGATCCATTGCAAGTACACGAGTAGACCGGTGCCTAAGAGAGTTAAGCAACTGTTCCTTGAAGTTCTACCTAAATATGTCGGACTGAAGTATCTGCAAAGAGATTCTAAATGCATTAGACGTGATTCCGAAATACCACTAGCTACATCCACACAATGTGGAACAGATACTACTAGTAATCTACTAGTAAAGTCAGAATCTACTAGTAAAATAGAAGAGTACAAAAATGGTGACACGGTAGGAACCATTCGTGACATTAGAAGAGGGATTTCTTCGCCGGAGCTTAAGGAAATCAATGGGAAATTACAGAAATTACACTTTTTAATGAATGACATTATAGACCGAAGAGCCGACGATAACATTCGATGTGATTGGAATAAAATATCAGCCGTTATAGATCgctttttgatgtatatttttatcGCCTTTGCTTTGCTTTCAACATCAATTATAATGTTTGAGATTCTATACGGCAGTAGAAGAGACTACTATAAAGAGATCGAAATAAGTGACAGTTATAATCTGCATGATAATACGTAA